A part of Drosophila bipectinata strain 14024-0381.07 chromosome 3L, DbipHiC1v2, whole genome shotgun sequence genomic DNA contains:
- the LOC108132688 gene encoding uncharacterized protein, whose translation MSNQLFFLSLADIFSVYPAIFKEQSKKLKKMKQIYLPSDEEWQDKMYYMLLEIQRQVNDSTDDTVSLQDINKKEKPVFDPLRITKIISPGVSPNGRRSRTLKYCHATTVKIKLKSGARWTLPTIANAAKLLRKPPIPVHFQNEHEMRLAYSLIYDVFRYKVVLSNALSDVSFFEQHSEYLKDEQRIWLMLFELYDRQFKGRNSEEKGLQADLYKEAEVTGLASDLWQHRIRLAASISRMRIRVGALRLSQLLPIHLQNEKVAFAAANPVVTGWINPFLVRNKDEADKILTEMGFTVHGPDDEQPLLEQHCKWDNICPLVISCIPKDRSEFTKSVLMTKHYFIMQDKNFTFGPAIMSKLMDYFELDGDILQTHIGSPRSTAYLAALFYSINRVNNFYVYGAGANLKEYRRYMELIGVNNIRLFGDAFTSFPMESNRFRTVVGIFATPPNSFSAISDPIDLICSRGGDLSMLEVLTESEVSEEGRQRVAMILEEQLLTLTMSMSRPQVQFVLYQTHSIVGTENEDMVRHVLELINKLALEKHRNAYKEQKRLEALAELEAANIPAAAMSKDSPRKKDKPAEAPAAGPPGSTGPPLPRVDSIDLIVNPEIDEFVQDTVPDICINQDDCIKQQVTGSYLSLVRRKTLTHLNEKYLIRRAEQRGLFGKPEKDMKDKSKPKAVKLQEQQAEPLPQDMGYEQRLSASRSNSQQILQRLQRSTSASAIRSHLTKLSATHRRPITFNFRRRECRRFHVLPLYMHSTKQSIRLWWQYAYRCVTPSASNNAGAVWNPHLKSRLHCSRQLRIRKLRRGPWSRRQPLRLHINDIKLLCQVRKRSK comes from the exons ATGTccaatcaattatttttcctgAGTTTGGCGGACATCTTCTCGGTGTATCCCGCCATCTTCAAGGAGCAGagcaaaaagcttaaaaagaTGAAGCAAATATATCTGCCCAGTGATGAGGAGTGGCAGGACAAAAT GTATTATATGCTCCTGGAGATTCAACGACAGGTGAATGACTCCACCGATGATACTGTTTCCCTGCAGGACATCAACAAAAAGGAGAAACCAGTTTTCGATCCTTTGAGaatcacaaagataatatcgCCTGGGGTTAGCCCAAATGGTCGGCGGAGTAGGACCCTCAAATACTGCCATGCCACCACTgtgaaaataaaactaaaatctgGCGCCCGGTGGACTCTGCCCACTATTGCCAATGCCGCCAAACTTCTAAGGAAGCCACCGATTCCCGTCCATTTCCAGAACGAGCATGAGATGAGATTGGCCTACTCCTTGATCTATGATGTCTTTCGAT ATAAGGTTGTATTATCGAATGCGCTCAGTGATGTTAGTTTCTTTGAGCAGCACAGTGAG TATTTGAAAGACGAACAACGTATCTGGCTGATGCTCTTCGAGCTCTACGATCGTCAGTTCAAGGGTCGTAACTCTGAAGAAAAGGGTCTTCAAGCGGATCTCTACAAAGAGGCCGAAGTAACAG GTCTGGCCTCTGACCTCTGGCAGCATCGCATACGTTTGGCCGCCTCGATTTCCCGGATGCGGATACGGGTGGGAGCACTCCGGCTGTCCCAACTGCTGCCCATTCACTTGCAAAATGAGAAAGTGGCCTTTGCAGCTGCTAATCCCGTAGTCACAGGCTGGATAAATCCTTTTCTAGTGCG TAACAAGGATGAGGCCGATAAGATTCTCACTGAGATGGGATTCACTGTCCATGGACCTGACGATGAACAGCCACTTCTGGAGCAGCACTGCAAGTGGGATAATATATGTCCACTGGTCATATCCTGTATTCCCAAGGATCGCAGCGAGTTCACAAAATCTGTACTGATGACCAAgcattattttattatgcAG GACAAAAACTTTACCTTTGGTCCGGCCATCATGTCCAAGCTGATGGATTACTTTGAGCTGGACGGGGACATTCTTCAGACCCATATCGGTTCCCCCAGATCCACCGCATACTTGGCAGCTCTCTTCTATTCGATTAATCGGGTAAACAACTTCTATGTGTATGGGGCGGGAGCCAATCTGAAGGAGTATCGTCGCTATATGGAATTAATCGGGGTTAATAATATCAGATTGTTCGGCGATGCCTTTACCTCGTTTCCCATGGAATCGAATCGATTCAGGACAGTGGTGGGGATATTTGCCACGCCGCCGAACTCCTTTAGCGCCATTTCGGATCCCATCGACCTGATTTGTTCGCGGGGTGGGGATCTCAGCATGCTGGAGGTGCTCACGGAGTCGGAGGTCAGCGAGGAGGGCCGTCAGCGGGTGGCCATGATTCTGGAGGAGCAGCTGCTGACCCTCACCATGTCTATGTCGCGGCCGCAAGTCCAGTTCGTGCTCTACCAAACGCACTCCATTGTGGGCACTGAAAACGAGGATATGGTCCGGCACGTCCTGGAATTGATCAACAAATTAGCGCTGGAGAAACATCGCAATGCCTACAAGGAGCAGAAGCGCCTGGAGGCCTTGGCTGAGCTGGAAGCTGCCAATATTCCAGCGGCCGCCATGAGCAAGGACTCTCCCCGGAAGAAGGACAAGCCAGCCGAGGCACCAGCTGCAGGACCTCCGGGATCTACAGGTCCTCCCCTGCCCAGGGTGGATAGTATCGATCTGATTGTTAATCCAGAAATAGATGAGTTCGTGCAGGACACGGTTCCGGACATTTGCATCAATCAGGACGACTGCATCAAGCAGCAGGTGACCGGCAGCTATTTGTCCTTGGTGCGCAGGAAGACCCTGACCCACCTGAACGAGAAGTATTTGATCCGAAGAGCAGAGCAGAGGGGACTGTTTGGAAAGCCGGAGAAGGATATGAAGGACAAGAGCAAGCCGAAGGCAGTGAAGCTGCAGGAACAGCAGGCGGAGCCACTGCCCCAGGACATGGGCTACGAGCAGAGACTCTCGGCCAGTCGATCCAATTCACAGCAGATA CTCCAGCGTCTGCAGCGATCGACGAGCGCCAGTGCTATCCGCTCGCACCTGACCAAACTGTCCGCTACCCACCGCCGCCCCATCACCTTTAATTTCAGGAGGCGGGAGTGCAGGCGGTTCCACGTCTTGCCCCTCTACATG CACAGCACCAAGCAGAGCATTCGATTATGGTGGCAATACGCGTATAGATGCGTCACGCCCTCCGCCTCAAACAACGCCGGTGCCGTGTGGAATCCTCATCTTAAATCTAGGCTGCACTGCAGCAGGCAGCTGCGTATACGGAAGCTGAGACGAGGCCCCTGGTCAAGGCGGCAGCCACTACGACTGCATATTAATGACATTAAGCTGCTGTGCCAGGTGCGCAAGAGGAGCAAATAG
- the Gagr gene encoding uncharacterized protein Gagr yields MDPEFVNKYNQVLSRLKLVENFDGSDPSKLPQFLQKIEALMPAINSFDEYYRAQLIGHIKNKCTDRAREAVFTRQMSAPVGNGNGAANGHLLKAESWLKLKDQLLYNYAEKESSYSLIHKIRSAVVDSNIELYYQKMAKLKHRLINRKLTHNDTLYSLEDIERITLQVFRDHLPEPTHSMILRRNPKSMEEAYRYIVEVQQQFYTQSGSLATDQAATFSTSHKQPTHGVGMGGVGVSTVGLGVGMGAVGLGLSSYARQMSDKGQQSNTKSYYNQAAPPVGAGKTNPMFKSIGNPTFKSSFSYNGSSSNSGMGYGYSGGKKSDIKQNYQQQKNLNYAKNSSTSAWKK; encoded by the coding sequence ATGGATCCCGAGTTTGTGAACAAATACAACCAGGTCCTGAGTCGCCTGAAGCTCGTGGAGAACTTTGATGGGAGTGATCCTAGCAAGCTGCCGCAGTTCCTGCAGAAAATCGAGGCCCTGATGCCGGCCATAAATAGTTTCGATGAATATTATAGAGCCCAGTTAATAGGGCACATCAAAAACAAATGCACGGACCGGGCAAGAGAGGCGGTCTTCACCCGACAGATGAGTGCTCCGGTGGGGAATGGCAACGGCGCCGCCAATGGTCACCTTCTGAAGGCCGAGTCCTGGCTGAAGCTCAAGGATCAACTGCTGTACAATTACGCGGAAAAGGAGTCCAGCTACTCGCTGATACACAAAATACGTAGTGCCGTGGTGGACTCCAACATAGAGCTGTATTACCAAAAGATGGCCAAGCTGAAGCACAGACTGATCAACAGGAAACTCACCCACAACGACACCCTGTACTCCCTGGAGGATATAGAAAGGATCACGCTGCAGGTGTTCAGAGATCACCTGCCTGAGCCCACGCACTCCATGATCCTGCGCCGCAATCCCAAGTCCATGGAGGAGGCCTACCGCTACATAGTCGAGGTGCAGCAGCAGTTCTACACCCAGAGCGGATCCCTGGCCACCGACCAGGCGGCCACCTTCAGCACCAGCCACAAGCAGCCGACCCACGGCGTGGGCATGGGCGGAGTGGGTGTCAGCACCGTGGGTCTGGGCGTGGGGATGGGAGCTGTGGGCCTGGGACTCTCCTCCTATGCCCGCCAAATGTCCGACAAAGGACAGCAAAGCAACACCAAGAGCTACTACAACCAGGCAGCACCTCCTGTGGGGGCCGGAAAGACCAATCCCATGTTCAAGAGCATCGGCAACCCCACATTCAAGTCCAGCTTCAGCTACAATGGGAGCAGCTCCAACTCCGGAATGGGCTACGGCTACTCAGGTGGCAAGAAGTCGGACATAAAACAGAACTATCAGCAGCAGAAGAACCTTAACTACGCGAAGAACTCCTCGACAAGTGCCTGGAAAAAGTAG
- the LOC108132612 gene encoding uncharacterized protein: MQPRSSKPVSSQTQEPQPSLPRQKTSMDHNPQRVKEIFTNMDSILQDGTGPFSDERERIDADLKSLDNLITQKVDEYHELLRLRSFKEDVREGLERQKLVSAIKEMLPPLLLKSCSTMDLQDIHSMLLKGVLGIKLQDPPMSLRKFEEENVVEQSSEMPPVKKRAKLDRCEVPRGDESTAPMNGEEEKYCIYACTPKWD, translated from the exons Atg CAACCACGTAGCTCGAAGCCGGTATCAAGTCAAACCCAGGAACCTCAACCATCGCTTCCTCGCCAGAAAACCAGCATGGATCACAACCCCCAACGGGTGAAGGAGATTTTCACCAACATGGACTCGATCCTGCAGGACGGGACGGGTCCCTTTTCTGATGAGCGTGAGCGCATCGATGCTGATCTGAAATCGCTTGACAACCTTATAACTCAAAAAGTAGATGAATACCACGAGCTTTTGCGTTTGCGAAGCTTTAAAGAGGACGTGCGTGAAGGACTAGAGCGCCAGAAATTAGTGTCGGCCATCAAGGAGATGTTACCTCCACTTTTGTTAAAGTCATGTAGCACCATGGACCTACAAGATATCCATTCGATGCTTTTAAAAGG AGTCCTAGGCATAAAGTTGCAAGATCCGCCGATGTCTCTTCGCAAATTTGAGGAAGAAAACGTCGTCGAGCAAAGCAGCGAAATGCCTCCAGTTAAAAAGCGGGCCAAGCTTGATAGGTGCGAAGTGCCTCGTGGAGACGAGAGTACTGCCCCCATGAATGGCGAGGAAGAAAAGTACTGCATCTACGCTTGTACCCCTAAGTGGGATTGA
- the LOC138926242 gene encoding uncharacterized protein codes for MDHNHQRVKGIFTDMDSILQNGTGPFSDERERIDADLKSLDNLITQKVDEYHELLRLRSFKEDVREGLERQKLVSAIKDMLPPLLLKSCSTMDLQEIHSTLLKEKAPIPSKNGPTGSETVKIVKGFLGIKPQDPPMSLRKFKEENVFGPILKMEQSSEMPPVKKRAKLERLPAELTSSMPNLERLSYLYDIIDEGTAPMNGEEEEYCIYGCTPKWD; via the exons ATGGATCACAACCACCAACGGGTGAAGGGGATTTTCACCGACATGGACTCGATCCTGCAGAACGGGACGGGTCCCTTTTCTGATGAGCGTGAGCGCATCGATGCTGATCTGAAATCGCTTGACAACCTTATAACTCAAAAAGTAGATGAATACCACGAGCTTTTGCGTTTGCGAAGCTTTAAAGAGGACGTGCGTGAAGGACTAGAGCGCCAGAAATTAGTGTCGGCCATCAAGGACATGTTACCTCCACTTTTGTTAAAGTCATGTAGCACCATGGACCTACAAGAGATCCATTCGAcgcttttaaaagaaaaagcgcCGATACCATCTAAAAATGGACCAACGGGCAGCGAGACAGTTAAAATAGTCAAAGG ATTCCTAGGCATAAAGCCACAAGATCCGCCGATGTCTCTTCGCAAATTTAAGGAAGAAAACGTCTTCGGGCCCATTTTGAAAATGGAACAAAGCAGCGAAATGCCTCCAGTTAAAAAGCGGGCCAAGCTTGAGAG attaCCAGCTGAGCTGACGAGCTCAATGCCAAATCTGGAGCGCTTATCCTATCTTTACGATATTATAGACGAGGGTACTGCCCCCATGAATGGCGAGGAAGAAGAGTACTGCATCTACGGTTGTACCCCTAAGTGGGATTGA
- the LOC108132774 gene encoding neurofilament heavy polypeptide-like: MNRSYSRSPTRSLSRSPHSAIQSPDIICFEYREMEESPETADLPPREVVTPEKKFKTGVITPPTHFEPREKPEASPVHTENGFAVLEEFLKLKDRNPIAKQTSDGENDYELANLSAFLGFQEEVVNRTPIQESLHEEQEEEILMEVDGPMKRRRSVTPPENAIDSTETLQTFSTQQRQPVSSETQDPEQSISRQKTSIDLKNVNGEFHQLLKGLYKGMVSFTKNNEKTVLPEQSLPGQKTSVDLKNIDANFHQQVKELTIEMDSFIKNNEKKVLPKHSLPGQKTSVDDQKTVSTQTQEPEPSLPRQKTSVDLKNIDANSHQQVKEINIEMDSFTKNNEKTELPKHSLPGQKTSVNDQKTVSTQTQEPEPSLPRQKTSADDQKTVSTQTQEPEPSLPRQETSIDLNNIDANFHQRVKELYTEMDSIMKDKEKTLLPDFCSYSDERERIETDLKTLDKLIAQKEDEHNRLLHLRCVKEELRGRLERKQIESVIKDMLPPLLSNSCSTVELQKFHSMLLEEGKAPIPSINGLQAVERCLTSMEQNQTTIRLLKGVLGIKQQDPPIFRQVQSPDLRETKEDRPGNSREQSSEIPPAKKRAKLGTDVKSCNYCGSREGVFKCTICQNQSYCSPECEMRDWNSHWKTCVK; encoded by the exons ATGAATCGTAGTTACAGCCGATCCCCAACTCGCAGTCTCAGCCGTAGTCCCCACAGCGCCATCCAGTCTCCAGATATAATATGCTTCGAATACAGGGAGATGGAAGAGTCACCTGAAACAGCCGATCTACCCCCGAGGGAGGTGGTAACTcctgaaaaaaaattcaagacTGGTGTCATTACGCCCCCAACTCATTTTGAGCCTCGCGAAAAACCTGAGGCATCCCCAGTTCATACCGAGAATGGTTTCGCCGTCTTGGAGGAGTTCCTCAAGCTGAAGGACCGAAATCCAATAGCCAAACAAACGTCCGATGGTGAAAATGATTATGAACTGGCTAATCTTTCTGCCTTTTTGGGGTTTCAAGAGGAAGTTGTCAATAGGACTCCGATTCAAGAGTCGTTACACGAAGAACaggaagaagaaattttaatGGAAGTGGATGGCCCAATGAAACGACGTCGATCAGTGACTCCCCCGGAAAATGCTATTGATTCTACCGAGACTTTGCAGACTTTTTCTACTCAGCAGAGACAGCCTGTATCAAGTGAAACGCAGGACCCTGAACAATCGATTTCTCGCCAAAAGACCAGCATTGATCTCAAAAACGTCAACGGCGAATTTCACCAACTTTTGAAGGGGCTCTACAAAGGAATGGTCTCGTTCACAAAGAACAATGAAAAGACAGTACTCCCTGAACAATCGCTTCCTGGCCAAAAGACCAGCGTTGATCTCAAGAACATCGACGCCAACTTTCACCAACAGGTGAAGGAGCTCACCATCGAAATGGACTCGTTcataaaaaacaatgaaaagaaAGTACTCCCTAAACACTCGCTTCCTGGCCAAAAGACCAGCGTTGATGACCAAAAGACGGTATCAACTCAGACGCAGGAACCTGAACCATCGCTTCCTCGCCAAAAGACCAGCGTTGATCTCAAGAACATCGACGCCAACTCTCACCAACAGGTGAAGGAGATCAACATCGAAATGGACTCGTTCACAAAGAACAATGAAAAGACAGAACTCCCTAAACACTCGCTTCCTGGCCAAAAGACCAGCGTTAATGACCAAAAGACGGTATCAACTCAGACGCAGGAACCTGAACCATCGCTTCCTCGCCAAAAGACCAGCGCTGATGACCAAAAGACGGTATCAACTCAGACGCAGGAACCTGAACCATCGCTTCCTCGCCAAGAGACCAGCATTGATCTCAACAATATCGACGCCAACTTTCACCAACGGGTGAAGGAGCTCTACACCGAAATGGACTCGATAATGAAGGACAAGGAAAAGACGCTACTCCCCGACTTTTGTTCTTATTCTGATGAGCGGGAGCGCATTGAAACGGATTTGAAAACGCTGGATAAGCTAATAGCTCAAAAAGAGGATGAACACAACCGGCTTTTGCATTTACGATGCGTTAAAGAAGAGCTGCGTGGAAGACTGGAGCGCAAGCAAATCGAGTCGGTAATCAAAGACATGTTACCTCCACTTTTGTCAAATTCATGCAGCACCGTGGAGCTCCAAAAGTTCCATTCAATGCTTTTAGAAGAAGGAAAGGCGCCGATACCATCTATAAATGGACTTCAGGCCGTTGAGCGTTGCCTAACCAGCATGGAGCAAAACCAGACTACTATCCGACTGCTTAAAGG GGTCCTAGGGATAAAGCAACAAGATCCGCCGATTTTTCGCCAAGTCCAAAGTCCAGACCTTCGGGAAACGAAGGAAGATCGTCCAGGGAATTCACGGGAGCAGAGCAGCGAAATACCTCCAGCTAAAAAGCGGGCCAAGCTTGGCACGGATGTTAAGTCCTGCAACTACTGTGGAAGCCGCGAAGGCGTCTTTAAGTGCACCATATGCCAGAATCAATCTTACTGCAGCCCTGAGTGCGAG ATGCGCGACTGGAACTCGCACTGGAAAACGTGTGTCAAGTAG